In Actinacidiphila yeochonensis CN732, a genomic segment contains:
- a CDS encoding bifunctional 4-hydroxy-2-oxoglutarate aldolase/2-dehydro-3-deoxy-phosphogluconate aldolase, which yields MYRWEITRSVLAQRVLATIRSQSYDQAAATAELLLAAGLTTLEISLSTPFALEVVTTLVGEVGDDAVVGAGTVLDGPSARMAVDAGARFLLSPTLDEEVLRVGHRHGVPVFPGVATPTEAVRAMELGADALTLYPASAFTPGWLADVRTVLPQAPLLPVGGITVAEAPDWIAAGAVAVGMGPVLTAGDRETVMKRVTELLDRLATTP from the coding sequence GTGTACCGCTGGGAGATCACCCGCTCCGTCCTGGCCCAGCGGGTTCTCGCCACGATCCGCAGCCAGAGCTACGACCAGGCCGCCGCCACCGCCGAGCTCCTGCTCGCGGCCGGGCTGACCACCTTGGAGATCTCCCTCAGCACGCCGTTCGCCCTGGAAGTGGTCACCACCCTGGTCGGCGAGGTCGGCGACGACGCCGTCGTCGGCGCCGGCACCGTCCTCGACGGGCCCTCCGCCCGGATGGCCGTCGACGCCGGCGCGCGGTTCCTGCTCTCGCCCACCCTGGACGAGGAGGTGCTGCGCGTCGGCCACCGCCACGGCGTGCCGGTCTTCCCCGGCGTCGCCACGCCCACCGAGGCGGTCCGCGCGATGGAGCTGGGCGCCGACGCCCTCACCCTCTACCCGGCCTCCGCCTTCACCCCCGGCTGGCTCGCCGACGTCCGCACGGTGCTCCCGCAGGCACCGCTGCTGCCCGTGGGCGGCATCACCGTCGCCGAGGCGCCCGACTGGATCGCCGCGGGCGCGGTGGCCGTCGGCATGGGGCCCGTCCTCACGGCCGGCGACCGGGAGACGGTCATGAAGCGCGTCACCGAACTCCTCGACCGCCTCGCCACCACCCCCTGA
- a CDS encoding cytochrome P450 family protein, which translates to MAIKEIIDLTEPGVEFVRDPYPVYARLRESGPVHYVRLPDVDGVWLVVGYEEARAALADPRLGKQWLPEGEAGVRSVGHNMLESDPPRHTRLRKLVAREFTSRRIAALRPRVQEVTDRLLDEMLPRGRADLVESLAFPLPMTVICELLGVPDLDRERFRGWSQAIVGNADAGQVEFAERQMGAYLAELIEDKRCGGPGDDLLSGLIRARDENGDALSSAELVGMAFLLLVAGHETTVNLIANGTLALLRHPEQLAALRADLSLLDGAIEEMLRWDGPVEIATWRLAREPLELGGRRIAAGETVLVGLASADRDGSRGLPEPDTFDIRRQQRSHLAFGHGIHYCLGAPLARLEAHVAFASLLARAPGLVLQPGRLEWRGGFLMRGVRELPVSW; encoded by the coding sequence ATGGCGATCAAGGAGATCATCGATCTCACCGAGCCCGGCGTGGAGTTCGTCCGCGACCCGTACCCGGTCTACGCGCGGCTGCGGGAGTCGGGCCCGGTGCACTACGTCCGGCTGCCGGACGTCGACGGCGTCTGGCTCGTCGTGGGATACGAGGAAGCCCGCGCGGCCCTCGCCGACCCGCGCCTGGGCAAGCAGTGGCTGCCGGAGGGCGAGGCCGGGGTCAGAAGCGTCGGCCACAACATGCTGGAGTCCGACCCGCCACGCCACACCCGCCTGCGCAAGCTGGTGGCAAGGGAGTTCACCTCGCGCCGCATCGCCGCGCTGCGCCCTCGCGTCCAGGAGGTCACCGACCGCCTGCTGGACGAGATGCTGCCGCGCGGGCGCGCGGACCTCGTGGAGTCGCTGGCCTTCCCGCTGCCGATGACGGTGATCTGCGAACTCCTCGGCGTCCCCGACCTGGACCGGGAGCGGTTCCGCGGCTGGTCCCAGGCCATCGTCGGCAACGCGGACGCGGGGCAGGTCGAGTTCGCCGAGCGGCAGATGGGCGCCTACCTGGCCGAGCTGATCGAGGACAAGCGGTGCGGCGGCCCCGGCGACGACCTGCTGAGCGGCCTGATCCGGGCGCGCGACGAGAACGGCGACGCGCTCTCCTCCGCCGAACTGGTCGGCATGGCCTTCCTGCTGCTGGTGGCCGGCCACGAGACCACCGTCAACCTGATCGCCAACGGCACCCTCGCGCTGCTGCGCCACCCGGAGCAGCTCGCCGCCCTGCGCGCCGACCTGTCGCTGCTGGACGGGGCGATCGAGGAGATGCTGCGGTGGGACGGCCCGGTGGAGATCGCCACCTGGCGGCTGGCCCGGGAGCCGCTGGAGCTCGGCGGTCGCAGGATCGCGGCGGGGGAGACCGTGCTGGTGGGCCTCGCCTCGGCCGACCGTGACGGCAGCCGGGGTCTGCCCGAACCGGACACGTTCGACATCCGCCGCCAGCAGCGCTCCCACCTCGCCTTCGGCCACGGCATCCACTACTGCCTGGGCGCTCCGCTGGCCCGCCTGGAGGCGCACGTCGCCTTCGCCTCGCTGCTCGCCCGCGCGCCCGGCCTCGTCCTTCAGCCCGGCCGGCTGGAGTGGCGCGGCGGGTTCCTGATGCGGGGGGTGCGTGAGCTGCCCGTGAGCTGGTGA
- the aroA gene encoding 3-phosphoshikimate 1-carboxyvinyltransferase produces MTVIAVPGSKSVTARALFLAAAAEGVTTLRRPLVSDDTEGFAEALTVLGYAVERAPEEWRITGRPQGPASASAEVYARDAATAARFLPALAAAGHGDFRFDASAQMRRRPVAPLTEALRTLGVDLAYEGESGHLPLRIAASGIDGGEIELDASLSSQFLTALLLAAPLTAEGLRIRVTGIVSVPYVEITLAMMRAFGVEVVREGDTFVVPSATYQARDYPIEPDASTASYVFAAAALSGRTATVPGLGSGALQGDLAFVDVLRRMGAEVETTADATTVTGTGRLSGVTVNMRDISDTMPTLAAIAPFADGPVRIEDVYNTRVKECDRLDACAQNLRAQGIRVETGRDWIEIHPGTPKPVEIACHADHRIAMSFSVAALRTPGTTLDDPGCVKKTFPGFHGFFADLRRTWDV; encoded by the coding sequence GTGACCGTCATCGCCGTCCCCGGCTCGAAGTCCGTCACCGCCCGCGCCCTGTTCCTCGCGGCGGCCGCGGAAGGGGTGACGACCCTGCGCCGTCCGCTGGTCTCGGACGACACCGAGGGCTTCGCCGAGGCACTGACCGTCCTCGGATACGCGGTGGAGCGGGCGCCGGAGGAGTGGCGGATCACCGGCCGCCCGCAGGGGCCGGCCAGCGCCTCCGCCGAGGTCTACGCGCGGGACGCCGCCACCGCCGCCCGGTTCCTGCCCGCCCTGGCCGCCGCCGGCCACGGCGACTTCCGGTTCGACGCCTCGGCCCAGATGCGCCGCCGCCCCGTCGCCCCGCTCACCGAGGCGCTGCGCACCCTGGGCGTGGACCTCGCCTACGAGGGTGAGTCCGGTCACCTGCCCCTGCGTATCGCCGCCAGCGGCATCGACGGCGGCGAGATCGAGCTCGACGCCAGCCTGTCCTCGCAGTTCCTGACCGCGCTGCTGCTGGCCGCGCCGCTCACCGCCGAGGGGCTGCGCATCCGGGTCACGGGCATCGTCTCCGTGCCCTACGTCGAGATCACGCTGGCGATGATGCGCGCCTTCGGCGTCGAGGTCGTCCGGGAGGGCGACACCTTCGTCGTGCCGTCCGCCACCTACCAGGCACGGGACTACCCCATCGAGCCGGACGCCTCCACCGCCAGCTATGTCTTCGCCGCCGCCGCGCTGAGCGGGCGCACCGCCACGGTGCCGGGCCTCGGCAGCGGCGCCCTCCAGGGCGACCTCGCGTTCGTCGACGTGCTGCGGCGGATGGGCGCCGAGGTGGAGACCACCGCCGACGCCACCACCGTCACCGGCACCGGCCGGCTGTCCGGGGTGACGGTGAACATGCGCGACATCTCCGACACGATGCCCACCCTCGCCGCGATCGCCCCCTTCGCGGACGGGCCGGTGCGCATCGAGGACGTCTACAACACCCGGGTCAAGGAGTGCGACCGGCTCGACGCCTGCGCGCAGAACCTGCGCGCGCAGGGCATCCGGGTGGAGACCGGCCGGGACTGGATCGAGATCCACCCCGGCACCCCCAAGCCGGTGGAGATCGCCTGCCATGCCGACCACCGCATCGCGATGAGCTTCTCGGTCGCGGCCCTGCGCACTCCGGGTACCACCCTGGACGACCCGGGCTGTGTGAAGAAGACGTTCCCCGGCTTCCACGGCTTCTTCGCCGACCTGCGCCGCACCTGGGACGTGTGA
- a CDS encoding SDR family NAD(P)-dependent oxidoreductase — translation MSTASTPSGRPGSHTPATQAAGTAASTAPAAAGAPAPRVALVTGATQGLGLALAEGLAERLGPQDTVYLTGRDPGRTADAVAALPAGGARVRAEVLDVTDPAAPARLAAVLRERHGGVDVVVGNAVMRVGPDDDPREVVAPYTEVNNFGTTRLLRAFTPLLRDGGRFLVVASSLGRLHYLAPVLHDRFDGLTSLDAVDAAVAAWRDEVRDGSARAGAWPGFVNIPSKIGQVAAVRALAGQRREEDARRGILLASVCPGMMNTPTSALWWDVSGAPTAAQAAVALLALALGPVDPAHYGELVRDGEVLPWAP, via the coding sequence ATGTCCACAGCGTCCACCCCGTCCGGTCGGCCCGGCTCGCACACGCCCGCCACCCAGGCCGCCGGAACCGCCGCCTCCACCGCGCCGGCCGCCGCCGGTGCGCCGGCACCTAGGGTCGCGCTGGTCACGGGCGCCACCCAGGGTCTCGGACTGGCGCTGGCCGAGGGGCTCGCCGAGCGCCTCGGCCCGCAGGACACCGTCTACCTCACCGGCCGCGACCCCGGCCGGACCGCCGACGCGGTGGCCGCGCTCCCCGCCGGGGGCGCGCGGGTGCGCGCCGAGGTCCTGGACGTCACGGACCCGGCCGCGCCGGCCCGGCTGGCCGCCGTCCTGCGCGAGCGGCACGGCGGCGTGGACGTGGTGGTCGGCAACGCCGTGATGCGGGTGGGCCCGGACGACGACCCGCGCGAGGTCGTGGCGCCCTACACCGAGGTCAACAACTTCGGCACCACCCGCCTGCTGCGCGCCTTCACCCCACTGCTCCGCGACGGCGGCCGGTTCCTGGTCGTCGCCAGCTCCCTGGGCCGACTGCACTACCTGGCGCCGGTGCTGCACGACCGGTTCGACGGCCTGACGTCGCTGGACGCGGTGGACGCCGCTGTGGCGGCGTGGCGCGACGAGGTCAGGGACGGCAGCGCGCGGGCGGGCGCCTGGCCCGGTTTCGTGAACATCCCGTCCAAGATCGGTCAGGTGGCGGCGGTGCGGGCGCTGGCCGGGCAGCGGCGCGAGGAGGACGCGAGGCGCGGCATCCTGCTGGCCTCGGTGTGCCCGGGGATGATGAACACCCCGACCTCCGCGCTGTGGTGGGACGTCAGCGGCGCCCCGACTGCGGCGCAGGCGGCCGTTGCGCTGCTGGCCCTGGCACTCGGCCCGGTCGACCCGGCGCACTACGGCGAACTGGTCCGCGACGGCGAGGTCCTGCCGTGGGCGCCGTGA
- a CDS encoding LysR family transcriptional regulator → MTLADASLTALRVFREVAERGTLTAAAAVLGYTQSAVSRQIAALERAAGAPLLERHPSGVRLTPAGHVVLRRAVAVVAEVDAGARELAGMPDRPATVRLGWFASAGALLVPRALAALSRSHPAVTVVTREGSTPALVRAVRAGTVDLALLASAPPFRPPDSEAPALALRTLTERPLLLALPAGHPLARGEGVDIVDLRGQRWIAAPRAGEDQLMGVWPGLDERPEIVHTVRDWLAKLALVAEGFGLTTIPASLAGAVPPGVRVLPVRGGPQEQRRLLLARLPGPLAEPAALLSDALRAAAVETSAPFG, encoded by the coding sequence ATGACCCTCGCTGACGCCTCGCTCACCGCGCTCCGGGTGTTCCGGGAGGTCGCGGAGCGCGGCACCCTCACCGCGGCCGCCGCCGTCCTCGGCTACACCCAGTCCGCCGTCTCACGCCAGATCGCCGCCCTGGAGCGGGCGGCCGGCGCGCCGCTGCTGGAGCGCCATCCGTCCGGAGTGCGGCTGACGCCCGCCGGCCACGTGGTGCTGCGCCGGGCCGTCGCCGTCGTCGCCGAAGTGGACGCCGGGGCCAGGGAGCTGGCGGGCATGCCGGACCGGCCGGCCACGGTACGGCTCGGCTGGTTCGCCAGCGCCGGCGCCCTGCTGGTGCCGAGAGCGCTGGCCGCGCTGAGCCGCAGCCACCCGGCGGTCACCGTCGTCACCCGCGAGGGCAGCACTCCGGCGCTGGTCCGGGCGGTACGGGCGGGCACCGTCGACCTCGCCCTGCTGGCGTCGGCGCCGCCCTTCCGGCCACCCGACAGCGAGGCACCCGCTCTGGCGCTGCGCACGCTCACCGAACGGCCGCTCCTGCTGGCCCTGCCCGCCGGCCACCCCCTCGCCCGGGGTGAGGGGGTCGACATCGTCGACCTGCGCGGTCAGCGGTGGATCGCGGCGCCGCGCGCGGGCGAGGACCAGCTGATGGGGGTGTGGCCGGGCCTGGACGAGCGGCCCGAGATCGTCCACACCGTCCGCGACTGGCTGGCCAAACTCGCCCTGGTGGCCGAGGGTTTCGGGCTGACCACGATCCCGGCGTCGCTGGCCGGGGCGGTGCCGCCCGGGGTCCGCGTCCTTCCCGTGCGGGGCGGCCCGCAGGAGCAGCGCCGCCTGCTGCTGGCCCGCCTCCCCGGCCCCTTGGCGGAGCCGGCGGCGCTGCTCTCCGACGCCCTGCGGGCGGCGGCGGTGGAGACGTCCGCGCCGTTCGGTTGA
- a CDS encoding uracil-DNA glycosylase: MAEVAGVDTRRFWELLRAIPVPDDAAFLYGPEPEGRLRERNLRRYHALMAGIGPRVALVGEAPGYRGHVVSGVPFTSMRQLATRPGLVTGSPEGDGFDVPDHPAAEWEASSGIVWRALAAWRGPLPLMWAIYPNHPHEMGRSATNRAPRAAEVATGTPVALALAEAFGITSFVAVGRKAQGALARAGIDAVAVRHPAQGGARLFTEQLAEFNAAHQ; the protein is encoded by the coding sequence GTGGCGGAAGTGGCAGGCGTCGACACGCGGAGGTTCTGGGAGCTGCTGCGCGCGATCCCGGTGCCGGACGACGCCGCGTTCCTCTACGGTCCCGAGCCGGAGGGCCGGCTGCGCGAGCGGAACCTGCGGCGCTACCACGCGCTGATGGCCGGTATCGGGCCGCGGGTGGCGCTGGTGGGCGAGGCGCCCGGCTACCGGGGGCACGTCGTCTCGGGGGTGCCGTTCACCAGCATGCGCCAACTGGCCACCCGGCCCGGGCTGGTCACGGGCTCGCCGGAGGGCGACGGCTTCGACGTGCCGGACCACCCCGCCGCCGAGTGGGAGGCCTCCTCCGGCATCGTGTGGCGGGCGCTGGCCGCGTGGCGGGGGCCGCTGCCCCTGATGTGGGCGATCTACCCCAACCACCCTCACGAGATGGGCCGTTCGGCCACCAACCGGGCGCCCAGGGCGGCCGAGGTCGCCACCGGCACGCCCGTCGCCCTGGCGCTGGCGGAGGCGTTCGGCATCACGTCGTTCGTCGCGGTCGGCCGCAAGGCGCAGGGCGCGCTGGCCCGGGCCGGAATCGACGCGGTGGCGGTGCGCCACCCCGCGCAGGGCGGCGCCCGCCTCTTCACCGAGCAGCTCGCCGAGTTCAACGCCGCTCACCAGTAG
- a CDS encoding arsenate reductase ArsC, translated as MSDVPAAVKPSVLFVCVHNAGRSQMAAAWLRHLAGERIEVRSAGSAPADHLNPAVVAAMAEAGIDITAQAPQVLTADAVRACDVVITMGCGDACPVFPGKRYLDWALDDPAGQGVEAVRPIRDEIERRVRALIDEL; from the coding sequence ATGTCTGACGTCCCCGCCGCCGTGAAGCCCTCGGTGCTGTTCGTGTGCGTGCACAACGCCGGCCGTTCGCAGATGGCGGCCGCCTGGCTCCGCCACCTCGCCGGGGAGCGGATCGAGGTGCGCTCGGCCGGCTCCGCGCCCGCCGACCACCTCAATCCGGCCGTCGTCGCGGCGATGGCCGAGGCCGGCATCGACATCACCGCGCAGGCGCCGCAGGTGCTGACCGCCGACGCCGTGCGGGCCTGCGACGTCGTCATCACGATGGGCTGCGGCGACGCCTGCCCGGTCTTCCCCGGCAAGCGCTACCTCGACTGGGCCCTCGACGACCCCGCCGGGCAGGGCGTGGAGGCGGTCCGTCCGATCCGCGACGAGATCGAACGCCGGGTCCGGGCGCTGATCGACGAGCTGTGA
- the arsB gene encoding ACR3 family arsenite efflux transporter: MPDGPAPNGPAPTGITEPHGPGPAGPVAGRLSFLDRYLALWILAAMAAGLVLGRLVPGLGGALAAVTVTGVSLPIALGLLVMMYPVLARVRYDRLGTVTRDRRLLVPSLLLNWVVGPALMFALAWALLPDLPAYRTGLIVVGLARCIAMVVIWNDLACGDREAAAVLVALNSVFQVLAFGLLGWFYLSVLPGWLGLEQTALGVSAWTIARSVLVFLGIPLAAGFLTRRLGERARGRTWYEARLLPRVGPFALYGLLFTVVVLFALQGDAITGHPVDVARIALPLLAYFALMWTGSMALGSAVGLDHPRATTLAFTAAGNNFELAIAVAVATFGASSGQALAGVVGPLIEVPALIGLVHVALRARRYFPLPTPSPAPAPAPAPAPAGEQATVPKGPAHV, encoded by the coding sequence GTGCCCGACGGCCCGGCGCCCAACGGTCCCGCACCCACCGGTATCACCGAGCCCCACGGTCCCGGGCCCGCCGGTCCCGTCGCCGGCCGGCTGTCCTTCCTGGACCGCTACCTGGCACTGTGGATTCTCGCGGCGATGGCCGCCGGCCTCGTGCTGGGCCGCCTGGTACCCGGCCTCGGGGGCGCGCTCGCGGCGGTGACGGTCACCGGTGTCTCGCTGCCCATCGCCCTCGGCCTGCTGGTGATGATGTACCCGGTGCTCGCCCGGGTCCGCTACGACCGGCTCGGCACGGTGACCCGCGACCGGCGCCTGCTGGTGCCGTCGCTGCTGCTGAACTGGGTGGTCGGCCCGGCCCTGATGTTCGCCCTCGCCTGGGCGCTCCTGCCAGACCTCCCCGCGTACCGCACCGGACTGATCGTCGTCGGCCTCGCGCGGTGCATCGCCATGGTCGTCATCTGGAACGACCTCGCCTGTGGCGACCGCGAGGCGGCGGCCGTCCTGGTCGCCCTCAACTCCGTCTTCCAGGTGCTCGCGTTCGGCCTGCTGGGCTGGTTCTACCTGAGCGTGCTGCCCGGCTGGCTCGGCCTGGAGCAGACCGCGCTGGGGGTGTCGGCGTGGACGATCGCCCGCTCCGTACTGGTCTTCCTCGGCATCCCGCTCGCCGCCGGGTTCCTCACCCGGCGCCTGGGCGAGAGGGCCAGGGGCCGCACCTGGTACGAGGCGCGGCTGCTCCCCCGGGTCGGCCCGTTCGCCCTGTACGGGCTGCTGTTCACCGTCGTGGTGCTCTTCGCCCTCCAGGGGGACGCCATCACCGGCCACCCCGTCGACGTCGCGCGGATCGCGCTGCCGCTGCTGGCGTACTTCGCGCTGATGTGGACCGGGTCCATGGCGCTGGGGAGCGCGGTCGGGCTGGACCATCCGCGCGCCACCACGCTGGCGTTCACCGCCGCGGGCAACAACTTCGAGCTGGCCATCGCCGTCGCGGTCGCCACCTTCGGCGCCTCGTCCGGCCAGGCCCTCGCCGGGGTCGTCGGCCCGCTCATCGAGGTACCCGCCCTGATCGGCCTCGTCCACGTCGCCCTCAGGGCACGCCGCTACTTCCCGCTCCCGACCCCCTCCCCCGCCCCGGCTCCGGCTCCGGCTCCGGCTCCGGCGGGCGAGCAGGCCACCGTCCCGAAGGGACCCGCCCATGTCTGA
- a CDS encoding ArsR/SmtB family transcription factor, whose protein sequence is MSNQELEVIGQDTGCCPTLLAAPLDAEQAETLARVFKALGDPVRLRLLSMIASRSGGEVCVCDLTPAFDLSQPTISHHLKLLRQAGLIASERRGTWVYYRLLPGMTDRLAAVLTRPADLSRAAGHPQVGTAEADR, encoded by the coding sequence ATGTCGAATCAAGAGCTTGAGGTGATCGGCCAGGACACCGGGTGCTGCCCGACCCTGCTGGCCGCGCCGCTGGACGCGGAGCAGGCCGAGACCCTCGCGAGGGTGTTCAAGGCGCTGGGCGACCCGGTGCGGCTGCGCCTGCTGTCGATGATCGCCTCCCGCTCCGGCGGCGAGGTGTGCGTCTGCGACCTCACCCCCGCGTTCGACCTCTCCCAGCCGACGATCTCCCACCACCTCAAGCTGCTCAGGCAGGCCGGGCTGATCGCCTCCGAGCGGCGCGGCACGTGGGTGTACTACCGGCTCCTGCCCGGGATGACCGACCGGCTCGCCGCCGTCCTCACCCGCCCGGCCGACCTCTCCCGCGCCGCCGGGCACCCGCAGGTGGGGACCGCCGAGGCCGACCGATGA
- a CDS encoding ArsI/CadI family heavy metal resistance metalloenzyme — protein MSRVQLALNVADLEGSVAFYSRLFGVEPAKRRPGYANFAVAEPPLKLVLIEGEPGQDTRLDHLGVEVETTAQVAAATDRLREAGLATFEENDTSCCYALQDKVWVHGPGREPWEVYTVKADADTPAKSPVPGGGAGGTCCADA, from the coding sequence ATGTCCCGCGTCCAACTCGCTCTGAACGTCGCCGATCTCGAAGGATCTGTGGCCTTCTACTCCAGGCTGTTCGGCGTCGAGCCGGCCAAGCGCCGCCCCGGCTACGCCAACTTCGCCGTCGCCGAACCCCCGTTGAAGCTCGTCCTGATCGAGGGCGAGCCGGGCCAGGACACCCGCCTGGACCACCTCGGCGTCGAGGTCGAGACCACCGCGCAGGTCGCCGCGGCCACTGACCGCCTGCGGGAAGCGGGCCTGGCCACGTTCGAGGAGAACGACACCTCCTGCTGCTACGCCCTCCAGGACAAGGTCTGGGTCCACGGCCCCGGCCGCGAGCCCTGGGAGGTCTACACCGTCAAGGCCGACGCCGACACCCCCGCCAAGAGCCCGGTCCCGGGCGGCGGGGCCGGCGGCACGTGCTGCGCGGACGCCTGA
- a CDS encoding LLM class flavin-dependent oxidoreductase, producing MQPPVVSVQAQPRDAASWIALARRVEAGGYDALLAADHPGTAAAPFVALAAAATATERIGLGSYVSQAGVREPLLLASDVATLDLVSGGRARLALGAGHTPAEWEMLGAERPDVAGRVRRFQAVAEACRALLAGETVTVDGPEVRAREARLDGPRPVQRRVPFTFGGGNTALLRWAGEHADVVGLSGLGRTLSDGHMHETRWNGADIDRQVDLVERGAAGRAEAPEREALVQLVEVTDDAEAAAREIAGRFHCTAAEVLASPYAWVGTPEEIGAAWAEHERRWGITRYVVREAHLDAADRVRARLSNAAR from the coding sequence ATGCAGCCGCCCGTTGTCTCCGTTCAGGCCCAGCCCCGTGACGCCGCCTCCTGGATCGCCCTGGCCCGACGCGTGGAGGCGGGCGGCTACGACGCCCTGCTGGCGGCCGACCACCCGGGCACCGCTGCCGCGCCCTTCGTCGCGCTGGCCGCCGCCGCCACGGCGACGGAGCGTATCGGCCTGGGCTCCTACGTCTCCCAGGCGGGTGTCCGCGAGCCGCTGCTGCTCGCCTCGGACGTCGCCACCTTGGACCTCGTCTCGGGTGGACGGGCACGGCTGGCCCTCGGGGCCGGCCACACCCCGGCCGAGTGGGAGATGCTGGGCGCGGAACGGCCCGACGTCGCGGGGCGTGTCCGACGGTTCCAGGCTGTGGCCGAGGCGTGCCGCGCGCTCCTCGCAGGCGAGACCGTCACCGTCGACGGTCCGGAGGTACGAGCCCGCGAGGCCCGGCTCGACGGACCCCGCCCGGTCCAGCGCCGGGTGCCCTTCACCTTCGGGGGCGGCAACACCGCCCTGCTGCGCTGGGCCGGGGAGCACGCGGACGTCGTGGGGCTGAGCGGGCTGGGACGCACCCTGTCCGACGGGCACATGCACGAGACGCGGTGGAACGGCGCGGACATCGACCGCCAGGTCGACCTCGTCGAGCGGGGGGCTGCGGGCCGGGCCGAGGCACCCGAGCGCGAGGCGCTCGTCCAGTTGGTGGAGGTCACCGACGACGCCGAGGCCGCGGCGCGGGAGATCGCCGGGCGATTCCACTGCACCGCGGCCGAGGTGCTCGCCTCGCCCTACGCGTGGGTGGGCACGCCGGAGGAGATCGGCGCCGCCTGGGCCGAACACGAACGCCGCTGGGGCATCACCCGCTACGTCGTCCGCGAGGCGCACCTGGACGCGGCCGACCGGGTGCGCGCGCGGCTGTCGAACGCCGCCCGCTGA
- a CDS encoding ATP-binding protein — MRTPPPAASNAPETGRPEVVSRWPRTRRTVGRAREDLRVALAKWGLEELADAAELVLSELVTNSVRHARTPAGRLVETRYTQYGRGLRIEVHDADETWPRPRAAMDEDEGGRGLALVDALTQHRWGVEPRPGPGKLVWAHIGDLNEVAPDGPVDA; from the coding sequence ATGCGAACTCCGCCCCCTGCCGCATCCAATGCCCCCGAGACGGGCCGTCCGGAAGTCGTCAGCCGTTGGCCGCGCACCCGGCGCACCGTCGGGCGGGCCCGGGAGGATCTGCGGGTCGCCCTCGCGAAGTGGGGACTGGAGGAGCTTGCCGATGCTGCCGAACTCGTCCTGTCAGAACTGGTGACGAACTCGGTACGGCACGCACGGACGCCGGCGGGGCGGCTGGTCGAGACCCGGTACACGCAGTACGGGCGCGGTCTGCGGATCGAGGTGCACGACGCCGACGAGACCTGGCCACGGCCCCGCGCCGCAATGGACGAGGACGAAGGCGGGCGCGGCCTGGCCCTCGTGGACGCGCTGACGCAGCACCGCTGGGGGGTCGAGCCGCGCCCGGGGCCGGGAAAGTTGGTGTGGGCGCACATCGGCGACCTGAACGAGGTCGCGCCGGACGGACCGGTCGACGCGTAG
- a CDS encoding helix-turn-helix domain-containing protein, translated as MENLSEHQSSEDPRVAYGRELVLRREAAQLTQQALGERVILSPSMIAHIEAGRRKPRLDDAKRLDRELGTDGFFVRFLPTLNGRRFADHFMLAAEAEQRATSIEEYAVSLVPGILQVDGYARALFQAQHANYVPEEVDKLVVNRLARAEILDGSDGPTVWVILNENVLRAEVGGREVMARQLGHIAEMARNGRVLVQVVPHSAGAHATMVSMMSLMRFDDEPDAVYVEGLYTGTFVDDPAMVEQYRAAYDLAKAVGLSPEASLGLIESVAKEYESHDREAHF; from the coding sequence GTGGAAAACCTGTCGGAGCATCAGTCGTCGGAAGACCCGCGAGTCGCCTACGGCCGCGAGCTCGTCCTCCGGCGGGAGGCGGCGCAGCTCACGCAGCAGGCTCTCGGAGAGCGGGTGATCCTGTCGCCGTCGATGATCGCCCACATCGAAGCGGGTCGCCGAAAACCACGCCTGGACGACGCGAAGCGGCTCGACCGCGAGCTGGGCACGGATGGCTTCTTCGTCCGCTTCCTGCCGACACTCAACGGGCGAAGGTTCGCTGACCACTTCATGCTGGCGGCTGAGGCGGAGCAGCGGGCGACGTCGATCGAGGAGTACGCAGTATCGCTTGTACCGGGCATCCTCCAGGTGGACGGGTACGCTCGCGCGCTCTTCCAGGCGCAGCACGCCAACTACGTTCCGGAGGAGGTTGACAAGCTCGTTGTCAACAGGCTTGCGAGGGCCGAGATCCTGGACGGCTCTGATGGGCCGACGGTATGGGTGATCCTCAACGAGAACGTGTTGCGCGCCGAGGTGGGCGGGCGCGAGGTGATGGCCCGGCAACTCGGGCACATCGCCGAAATGGCCCGGAACGGCCGGGTCCTGGTACAGGTCGTCCCGCACTCGGCAGGTGCCCACGCGACGATGGTGAGCATGATGTCGCTCATGCGGTTCGACGACGAACCGGACGCTGTGTACGTCGAAGGGCTCTACACCGGTACTTTTGTCGATGACCCGGCGATGGTCGAGCAGTACAGAGCGGCCTACGATCTTGCCAAGGCCGTAGGGCTCTCACCTGAGGCATCCCTGGGCCTGATCGAATCGGTGGCGAAGGAGTACGAGTCCCATGACCGCGAGGCACATTTCTGA